One Engraulis encrasicolus isolate BLACKSEA-1 chromosome 5, IST_EnEncr_1.0, whole genome shotgun sequence DNA segment encodes these proteins:
- the LOC134448417 gene encoding zinc finger protein 706, whose product MARGHQKLQSQQKNAKKQAEAKKSKGHDQKTAAKAALVYTCTVCRTQMPDPKTFKQHFESKHPKCPLPPELADVEA is encoded by the exons ATGGCGCGTGGGCACCAGAAGCTCCAGTCGCAGCAGAAGAACGCCAAGAAGCAGGCGGAGGCGAAGAAGAGCAAAGGGCACGACCAGAAGACAGCCGCCAAGGCTGCCCTCGTCTACACATGCACCGTGTGTCGG ACGCAGATGCCAGATCCAAAGACGTTCAAGCAGCACTTCGAGAGCAAGCATCCCAAGTGTCCGCTGCCACCAGAGTTGGCTGACGTGGAGGCATAG
- the ywhabl gene encoding tyrosine 3-monooxygenase/tryptophan 5-monooxygenase activation protein, beta polypeptide like codes for MDKSDLVAKAKLAEQAERYDDMAAAMKAVTEEGGELSNEERNLLSVAYKNVVGARRSSWRVVSSIEGKSEGSDKKQAMAKEYREKIEKELKDICNDVLELLDKFLIANATLPESKVFYLKMKGDYYRYLAEVAVGEEKASIIGNSQEAYKQAFDISKAEMQPTHPIRLGLALNFSVFYYEILNSPEQACKLAKTAFDEAIAQLDSLNEDSYKDSTLIMQLLRDNLTLWTSDNQGDGEDAEEGREN; via the exons ATGGACAAGAGCGACCTGGTGGCCAAGGCCAAGCTGGCGGAGCAGGCCGAGCGCTATGACGACATGGCGGCGGCCATGAAGGCGGTGACGGAGGAGGGTGGCGAGCTCTCCAACGAGGAGCGCAACCTGCTTTCGGTGGCCTACAAGAACGTGGTGGGCGCCCGGCGCTCCAGCTGGCGCGTGGTCTCCAGCATCGAGGGCAAGTCCGAGGGCAGCGACAAGAAGCAGGCCATGGCCAAGGAGTACCGCGAGAAGATCGAGAAGGAGCTCAAGGACATCTGTAACGACGTGCTG gagcTGCTGGACAAGTTCCTGATCGCCAACGCAACTCTGCCCGAGAGCAAAGTCTTCTACCTGAAGATGAAGGGAGACTACTACCGTTACCTGGCAGAGGTGGCCGTGGGGGAGGAGAAGGCct CCATCATCGGCAACTCCCAGGAGGCCTACAAGCAGGCGTTTGACATCAGCAAGGCGGAGATGCAGCCAACGCACCCCATCCGCCTGGGCCTGGCCCTCAACTTCTCCGTCTTCTACTACGAGATCCTCAACTCGCCCGAACAGGCCTGCAAGCTGGCCAAGACG GCTTTCGATGAGGCCATTGCGCAGCTGGACTCACTGAATGAGGACTCGTACAAAGACAGCACACTGATCATGCAGCTGCTGCGGGACAATCTGACA CTGTGGACCTCAGACAACCAGGGAGATGGGGAGGACGCTGAGGAGGGCAGAGAAAACTGA